Proteins encoded in a region of the Pigmentiphaga litoralis genome:
- a CDS encoding class I adenylate-forming enzyme family protein, which translates to MHAMTNLGDLFDREKPDKPAIIDLSGDTPRTYSYQELDAMANGVARSLVAKGYRRGDRVAILSANNAEYVAVLYGTMRAGLIPVPVNFKFPRALIHYVIEDSGARLIFHDAARREDCPPDMPAVAFGTAGPQGFDAFLYPGPFAAIVPQQGETAVFLYTSGSTGKPKGVMLSHQSHLWVVASRLAGQELERHRYLIAAPLYHMNALALTQLSSAAHATVVLLSQFTTGSYADAIGQYQCTWLTAVPPMIAMMLRDTEAIARADLSSVEFLRMGSAPVSPSLIAGIHAAMPNAKISNAYGTTEGGPLVFGPHPAGIPQPTLSVGYKHPLVDLRLVDGDNRDADRGQLEMRCPSLMTGYHNRPDLKPPFTDDGFYKTGDVFTRDENGFHYFVGRVDDMFVCGGENIYPSDVEKMLERHPDVAQACVVPIDDEIKGQKPVAFVVPREGAALTEDAVKAFALANAAAYQHPRFVWFLPRLPLATTNKIDRNALIEIAKTRAGAALPG; encoded by the coding sequence ATGCATGCCATGACCAATCTGGGTGATCTGTTCGACCGGGAAAAGCCCGACAAGCCCGCCATCATCGATCTGAGCGGCGACACGCCGCGCACCTACAGCTATCAGGAACTCGATGCGATGGCAAACGGCGTTGCCCGGTCGCTGGTGGCCAAGGGCTATCGACGGGGCGACCGGGTGGCCATCCTGTCGGCCAACAATGCCGAGTATGTTGCCGTCCTGTACGGCACGATGCGCGCGGGCCTGATCCCGGTGCCCGTCAACTTCAAGTTCCCGAGGGCGCTCATCCACTATGTGATCGAGGACTCTGGCGCCCGCCTGATCTTCCACGATGCAGCGCGGCGCGAAGACTGCCCGCCGGATATGCCGGCGGTGGCCTTTGGAACGGCGGGCCCGCAGGGCTTCGATGCCTTCCTGTATCCCGGCCCCTTTGCCGCCATCGTGCCGCAGCAGGGCGAGACGGCCGTGTTCCTCTACACGTCCGGTTCGACCGGCAAGCCCAAGGGCGTGATGCTGTCGCACCAGAGTCATCTGTGGGTGGTGGCGTCGCGCCTGGCCGGGCAGGAACTGGAACGGCACCGCTACCTGATTGCCGCGCCCCTGTATCACATGAACGCGCTCGCGCTGACGCAGCTGTCGAGCGCGGCGCACGCCACGGTGGTGCTGCTGTCGCAATTCACGACCGGGTCGTATGCCGATGCCATCGGGCAGTACCAGTGCACCTGGCTGACCGCGGTGCCGCCCATGATCGCCATGATGCTGCGCGATACCGAGGCCATCGCCCGGGCCGATCTGTCGAGCGTCGAATTCCTGCGGATGGGGTCGGCCCCGGTCAGCCCGAGTCTGATCGCCGGCATCCACGCGGCCATGCCCAACGCAAAGATCAGCAACGCCTACGGCACGACCGAAGGCGGCCCGCTGGTATTCGGCCCGCATCCGGCGGGCATTCCGCAGCCGACGCTGTCGGTGGGCTACAAGCACCCCCTGGTGGACCTGCGACTGGTTGACGGTGACAACCGGGATGCCGATCGCGGGCAGCTGGAAATGCGTTGCCCGTCGTTGATGACGGGCTATCACAACCGGCCCGACCTGAAGCCGCCGTTTACCGACGACGGGTTCTACAAGACGGGGGACGTCTTCACGCGCGACGAGAACGGCTTCCATTACTTCGTGGGCCGGGTCGACGACATGTTCGTGTGCGGCGGCGAAAACATCTATCCGAGCGACGTGGAAAAGATGCTGGAGCGGCATCCGGACGTGGCTCAAGCCTGTGTCGTTCCCATCGACGACGAGATCAAGGGCCAGAAGCCCGTGGCCTTTGTCGTGCCTCGCGAAGGCGCGGCGCTGACGGAAGACGCCGTCAAGGCTTTTGCGCTGGCCAACGCGGCGGCCTACCAGCACCCCCGCTTCGTCTGGTTCCTGCCGCGGCTGCCGCTGGCCACGACCAACAAGATCGACCGCAATGCATTGATCGAGATCGCCAAGACCCGCGCAGGCGCCGCCCTGCCCGGGTGA
- a CDS encoding PaaI family thioesterase yields the protein MTDDILTAEKVQAMLTRGPFHQWLGIEVLSVGEGEITLKATWREEWVVNPDRKYTHGGILATLVDLTADWALVSKTGRGVPTIDMRVDYHRAAMPGDLTATGKLVRWGSQFSVAEAHVYDKDKALVASGRGVYLTAPPKA from the coding sequence ATGACCGACGACATCCTTACCGCAGAGAAAGTACAGGCCATGCTGACGCGTGGTCCGTTCCATCAATGGCTGGGCATTGAAGTGCTGAGCGTGGGCGAAGGGGAGATCACCCTGAAAGCCACGTGGCGCGAAGAATGGGTCGTGAACCCTGACCGCAAGTACACGCACGGCGGCATCCTGGCGACTCTGGTCGACCTGACCGCCGACTGGGCCCTGGTGTCCAAGACCGGCCGCGGCGTGCCGACCATCGACATGCGCGTCGACTACCACCGCGCCGCCATGCCGGGCGACCTGACGGCGACGGGCAAGCTCGTCAGATGGGGATCGCAATTTTCGGTGGCCGAAGCGCATGTGTATGACAAGGACAAGGCCCTGGTGGCAAGCGGCCGCGGGGTGTACCTGACCGCACCGCCCAAGGCATAG
- a CDS encoding RidA family protein — MSTVFHMITGAPDPVAPFSHAVESDGWVFITGQMPFTGRANDSAYPDGIEAQTRQVMANLDTVLTGCGLGLTDVVSVRIYLLHFDRDYAAMNAVYASYFAPGRRPARTCIGVSGLARGALIEVDMVARRPAA; from the coding sequence ATGTCCACCGTCTTCCACATGATCACCGGCGCCCCCGATCCGGTCGCGCCCTTCAGCCATGCCGTCGAATCCGATGGCTGGGTCTTCATTACCGGGCAGATGCCGTTCACCGGCCGCGCCAACGACTCCGCCTATCCGGACGGCATCGAGGCCCAGACGCGCCAGGTCATGGCCAACCTCGACACCGTGCTGACCGGTTGCGGCCTGGGGCTGACGGACGTGGTGTCAGTCCGAATCTACCTGCTGCACTTCGATCGCGATTACGCCGCCATGAACGCCGTCTATGCCAGCTACTTTGCACCCGGCCGCCGGCCCGCGCGCACCTGCATCGGTGTCAGCGGACTGGCGCGCGGCGCGCTCATCGAAGTCGACATGGTGGCGCGCCGGCCCGCCGCATGA
- a CDS encoding VOC family protein, whose amino-acid sequence MPVPSVDHAVINVLYDMDAAADVFRALGFHLTPRGFHSLGSINHLMMFGQDYLELVGLPTGTDKIRREVADSPRGLNGLVFLTEDADAEYTRLLAAGVPTELPLAFGRPVDLDGTTQEAKFRTVRLKPGFVQGGRVYFCEQRTRHLVWRPEWQSHANGAVAIAGFTVVVPDPAAEARRYATVLGQTAAVRSADTAALRLGDFALEMMTSDAYLDRYGDQAFRPEGREAYMGAVTLRTTSLADVDACFAAARDHGIACRRDGARATVSASSAFDSVIAFIE is encoded by the coding sequence ATGCCGGTGCCTTCCGTCGATCATGCCGTCATCAACGTCCTGTACGACATGGACGCGGCGGCGGACGTGTTCCGCGCGCTGGGGTTCCATCTCACGCCGCGGGGCTTTCATTCACTGGGTTCGATCAATCACCTGATGATGTTCGGCCAGGACTATCTGGAGCTGGTGGGTCTGCCCACCGGCACCGACAAGATACGCCGGGAGGTCGCGGACAGTCCGCGCGGCCTGAACGGGCTCGTGTTCCTGACCGAAGACGCCGATGCCGAATACACGCGCCTGCTCGCGGCCGGGGTACCCACCGAACTGCCGCTGGCGTTTGGCCGGCCGGTTGACCTGGACGGCACGACGCAGGAAGCAAAGTTCCGGACGGTGCGTCTCAAGCCGGGGTTCGTCCAGGGCGGTCGGGTCTATTTCTGCGAGCAACGCACCCGCCACCTGGTGTGGCGGCCGGAGTGGCAATCACACGCCAACGGCGCCGTGGCCATTGCCGGGTTCACGGTGGTCGTGCCAGACCCGGCGGCGGAAGCCCGGCGGTATGCCACGGTGCTTGGGCAAACTGCGGCCGTGCGCAGCGCCGATACCGCAGCGTTGCGACTGGGCGATTTCGCCCTCGAAATGATGACCTCGGACGCCTATCTGGATCGTTACGGGGACCAGGCGTTCCGGCCCGAAGGACGCGAGGCCTACATGGGCGCCGTCACCTTGCGGACCACGTCGTTGGCGGATGTCGACGCGTGCTTTGCCGCGGCCCGGGATCACGGCATCGCCTGCCGGCGCGACGGCGCGCGCGCGACCGTGTCCGCCAGCTCTGCCTTCGATTCCGTTATCGCTTTCATTGAATGA
- a CDS encoding aromatic ring-hydroxylating dioxygenase subunit alpha, which translates to MSADPATVTLRQPLRWPSEGLSRIPVRIYSDAQVYRDEQDLLFRGPTWNYLGLAHEIPGEGDFLTSRIGDTPVVMMRAADGSVRALVNRCAHKGSLICYEPQGHSAHARLVCPYHNWIYDLDGKCLSVAFEKGIQGRGGMPEDFDRSQVTLRVLRVEVLHGLVFATFSDSVAPLRDYLGPEMLHHVERTLGGRTLKVLARYSHIMPNNWKLYIENSRDTYHPSLLHSFFATFKLNRLSADGGVQHDADSRHHLVFAKRHTDVGSAEYSSGTLRAMKTDYGLEDPSLIDQWIEFPDQITNSIQSLFPGFVLQQILNSIGTRQTHPIGVDKCELIWTLLGFEEDTPEQAEIRLKQSNLVGPHGFVSMEDGAIGGFVQRGVAGDPDIHALVEMGGRGVGTADNRATETSVRGFYKFYRELLHV; encoded by the coding sequence ATGAGCGCGGACCCGGCAACCGTCACGCTGCGCCAGCCGCTGCGCTGGCCATCGGAAGGCCTGTCGCGCATCCCCGTCCGCATCTACAGCGATGCGCAGGTCTACCGCGACGAGCAGGACTTGCTGTTCCGCGGACCGACCTGGAACTACCTGGGGCTGGCGCACGAAATTCCCGGCGAAGGCGACTTCCTGACCTCTCGCATCGGCGATACGCCGGTGGTCATGATGCGTGCGGCCGATGGATCGGTGCGCGCCCTGGTCAACCGCTGCGCGCACAAGGGCTCGCTGATCTGCTACGAGCCGCAAGGCCACAGCGCCCACGCGCGGCTGGTCTGTCCGTATCACAACTGGATCTACGACCTGGACGGCAAGTGCCTGAGCGTGGCCTTCGAAAAAGGCATCCAGGGGCGCGGCGGCATGCCCGAGGACTTCGACCGCAGCCAGGTCACCTTGCGCGTGCTGCGGGTCGAGGTGCTGCACGGACTGGTGTTCGCCACCTTCAGCGACAGCGTGGCCCCCCTGCGCGACTACCTGGGGCCCGAGATGCTGCACCACGTGGAACGCACCCTGGGCGGCCGCACGCTCAAGGTGCTGGCGCGCTATTCGCACATCATGCCGAACAACTGGAAGCTGTATATCGAGAACAGCCGGGACACCTATCATCCCAGCTTGCTGCATAGCTTCTTTGCTACCTTCAAATTGAATCGACTGTCGGCCGATGGCGGCGTGCAGCACGATGCCGACTCGCGGCACCATCTGGTCTTTGCCAAGCGGCACACCGACGTCGGATCCGCCGAATACAGTTCGGGCACCCTGCGCGCCATGAAGACCGACTACGGGCTGGAGGATCCTTCCCTGATCGACCAGTGGATCGAATTCCCGGACCAGATCACCAATTCGATCCAGAGCCTGTTCCCGGGCTTCGTGCTGCAGCAGATCCTGAATTCGATTGGCACCCGCCAGACCCACCCGATCGGCGTCGACAAATGCGAACTGATCTGGACCTTGCTGGGCTTTGAAGAAGACACGCCCGAACAGGCCGAGATCCGCCTCAAACAAAGCAACCTGGTGGGCCCGCACGGCTTCGTATCGATGGAAGACGGCGCCATCGGCGGCTTCGTGCAGCGCGGCGTGGCGGGCGATCCGGACATCCATGCACTGGTCGAGATGGGGGGCCGCGGGGTCGGTACGGCCGACAATCGCGCCACCGAAACGTCGGTGCGCGGCTTCTACAAGTTCTATCGCGAGTTGCTTCATGTCTAG
- a CDS encoding ABC transporter substrate-binding protein yields MRTSHRFIHWMGALALLALASTPAHAQKVRVGYWTSGVSLGFGAVLEAQKFFEKEGLEVEYVHFPDVNAPTKAIAGNAIDFALGASAGGALSVTADGLPLKIMLATQIAELSFVVLEDSPIKTMADLRGKKIGMSPAGSATSGITAAILDGNHGMKPGTYEAVPGNEPRLAQFLVQKDVDVAAIRSVTIAQMPGVKLRTLASAETEWKTLTKSDAKPVLGVGLVRKDFLDKNPEAAVKLVVGMRKAYEFGKVNKPAVVEALVKYANMPEANAKDYANLWDGIYMVSMEPADIATLKREFEIFKSVGAVKGTLPDSAFAPEPYQKSKAIK; encoded by the coding sequence ATGCGCACTTCACACCGCTTCATTCATTGGATGGGGGCGCTGGCCCTGCTCGCCCTGGCATCGACGCCCGCGCACGCGCAAAAAGTGCGGGTCGGCTACTGGACCAGCGGCGTCAGCCTGGGGTTCGGCGCGGTGCTGGAAGCGCAGAAGTTCTTCGAGAAGGAAGGGCTGGAAGTCGAGTATGTCCACTTTCCTGACGTGAACGCGCCCACCAAGGCGATTGCCGGCAATGCGATCGACTTTGCGCTGGGCGCCAGCGCCGGGGGCGCACTGAGCGTCACGGCGGACGGCCTGCCGCTCAAGATCATGCTGGCCACCCAGATCGCGGAACTGAGCTTCGTCGTGCTGGAAGACTCGCCCATCAAGACCATGGCCGACCTGCGCGGCAAAAAGATCGGCATGTCACCGGCGGGCAGCGCCACGTCGGGCATCACGGCCGCCATCCTGGATGGCAATCACGGCATGAAGCCGGGCACGTACGAAGCGGTTCCCGGCAACGAGCCACGGCTTGCGCAGTTCCTGGTGCAGAAAGACGTCGATGTGGCCGCGATCCGGTCGGTCACCATCGCGCAGATGCCCGGCGTCAAGCTGCGCACGCTGGCATCCGCCGAAACCGAATGGAAGACGCTGACCAAAAGCGATGCCAAGCCCGTGCTGGGCGTCGGGCTGGTGCGCAAGGACTTCCTGGACAAGAACCCCGAGGCCGCGGTGAAGCTGGTGGTGGGCATGCGCAAGGCGTACGAGTTCGGCAAGGTGAACAAACCCGCCGTGGTCGAAGCGCTGGTCAAGTACGCGAACATGCCCGAGGCGAACGCCAAGGACTACGCCAATCTGTGGGACGGCATCTACATGGTCAGCATGGAACCCGCCGACATCGCGACCCTGAAGCGCGAGTTCGAGATTTTCAAAAGCGTGGGCGCGGTCAAGGGCACGCTGCCCGACTCGGCCTTTGCGCCCGAGCCCTATCAAAAATCGAAGGCCATAAAATGA
- a CDS encoding D-2-hydroxyacid dehydrogenase produces MTTAAVDTALAGCPGAADRLDIRIGWDGDGLADALPHTDMLVCARVPAIDLRRHATRLRCVHATGAGIDGMLPLDWLPDGACFTNSSGVHAAKAQEYALMALLMLNSRLPQMVTRQRAARWQQVFTPRAAGKTVVIVGYGDMGQAAGRAARSLGMRVVAVTRSGSTQAQSDGSLPDEVHAIDALDRVLPAADLLVLAMPLTPATHHLIDAARLARLRPGASVINVARAGVLDGGALRDALSAGHLSGAVIDVFEQEPLPPDSPWWSTPNLIITPHSSSDDADRYIVDALGIAIRNALALLDGLPLTNVVDAGRGY; encoded by the coding sequence ATGACGACCGCCGCGGTGGATACCGCGCTGGCCGGATGCCCCGGCGCGGCGGACCGGCTTGACATCCGCATCGGCTGGGACGGCGACGGATTGGCAGACGCCTTGCCTCACACCGACATGCTGGTCTGCGCGCGTGTGCCTGCGATCGACCTGCGGCGGCACGCGACCCGGCTGCGCTGCGTGCACGCCACGGGCGCGGGGATCGACGGCATGCTCCCGCTCGACTGGCTGCCCGACGGCGCGTGCTTCACCAACAGCAGTGGGGTCCACGCCGCCAAGGCGCAGGAATACGCGCTGATGGCGCTGCTGATGCTGAACAGCCGCCTGCCGCAGATGGTGACCCGGCAACGCGCGGCACGCTGGCAGCAGGTCTTTACGCCCCGCGCCGCTGGCAAGACCGTGGTGATCGTCGGCTACGGCGACATGGGCCAGGCCGCCGGCCGCGCTGCGCGCAGCCTGGGCATGCGCGTCGTTGCCGTCACGCGCAGCGGCTCGACGCAGGCGCAATCCGATGGGAGCCTGCCTGATGAAGTGCACGCCATCGACGCGCTCGACCGCGTGCTGCCGGCGGCCGACCTGCTGGTGCTGGCCATGCCGCTGACGCCCGCCACGCACCACCTGATCGATGCAGCGCGTCTTGCCCGGCTTCGGCCAGGCGCCAGCGTGATCAACGTGGCGCGCGCCGGGGTGCTCGACGGCGGTGCGCTGCGCGATGCCTTGTCGGCCGGCCATCTGTCGGGCGCCGTCATCGATGTGTTCGAGCAGGAACCGTTGCCGCCGGATTCGCCGTGGTGGTCCACGCCCAATCTGATCATCACCCCGCACAGTTCGTCGGATGACGCCGACCGGTATATCGTCGATGCCCTGGGCATCGCGATCCGCAATGCCCTTGCCCTGCTCGACGGCCTGCCGCTGACCAATGTGGTCGACGCCGGCCGCGGCTACTGA
- a CDS encoding Lrp/AsnC family transcriptional regulator, with the protein MDDIDRRILTVLQEDATLPVSELAKRVGLSTTPCWKRVQKLREDGVITKQVVLCDPAKMDLKLTVFVEIRTNRHNDAWLRKFAKIVRELPEIVDVYRMSGDVDYLLRVVVRDIEGYDAVYRKLIRAVEVFDVSSRFVMEKIKYSTALPLLGSDDDAA; encoded by the coding sequence ATGGACGATATCGACCGCCGGATCCTGACGGTCCTGCAAGAGGACGCAACGCTGCCCGTCAGCGAGCTGGCCAAACGGGTCGGCCTGTCGACGACGCCTTGCTGGAAGCGCGTGCAGAAGCTGCGGGAAGACGGCGTCATCACCAAACAGGTGGTGCTGTGCGATCCCGCAAAAATGGATCTGAAATTGACGGTGTTTGTCGAGATCCGAACCAACCGCCACAACGATGCGTGGCTGCGCAAGTTCGCCAAGATCGTGCGCGAATTGCCCGAGATCGTCGACGTCTACCGCATGAGCGGCGACGTCGACTATCTGCTGCGTGTGGTCGTGCGCGACATCGAAGGCTACGACGCCGTGTACCGGAAATTGATCCGTGCGGTCGAAGTCTTCGACGTCAGTTCGCGCTTCGTCATGGAAAAAATAAAATACTCCACCGCGCTGCCCTTGCTGGGCAGCGACGACGACGCAGCCTGA
- a CDS encoding ABC transporter permease, translated as MASVIERNVPAPRKRDHRRATRVAQRLALLLMVIAIWGMASLGTEPFVLPSPLRVWHAFVALIANGMFFADLSITLYRVVVGFVLAAIVGTVLGMVLGSNKTLADFFEPVLAVMNTVSSAIWAIFAIIWFGISNATTIFVVFMTAMPLVLTNVWQGTQTVNSEYIDLAKTFRMSRAKVLRMIYMPSILPYFFSGARLAFGFGWRVSLIAETLGSSNGIGYRLRQAADLVQTDQVFAWTVTLVSMMVVLELLILKPLENHLFRWKRPVQS; from the coding sequence ATGGCTTCAGTGATCGAACGAAATGTGCCGGCCCCCCGCAAGCGCGATCATCGCCGGGCCACCCGCGTCGCTCAGCGACTGGCCCTGCTGCTCATGGTGATCGCGATCTGGGGCATGGCATCGCTGGGCACCGAGCCCTTTGTGCTGCCCAGTCCGCTGCGGGTGTGGCATGCCTTTGTCGCACTGATCGCCAACGGCATGTTCTTTGCCGATCTGTCGATCACGCTGTATCGCGTGGTGGTGGGCTTCGTGCTGGCCGCCATCGTCGGCACGGTGCTCGGCATGGTCCTGGGCTCCAACAAGACGCTGGCCGATTTTTTCGAGCCGGTCTTGGCGGTGATGAACACGGTGTCGTCGGCCATCTGGGCCATCTTCGCGATCATCTGGTTCGGCATTTCCAACGCGACCACGATCTTCGTGGTGTTCATGACGGCCATGCCGCTGGTGCTGACCAACGTCTGGCAGGGCACGCAGACCGTCAACTCCGAATACATCGACCTGGCCAAGACCTTCCGCATGTCCCGCGCCAAGGTGCTGCGCATGATCTACATGCCCAGCATCCTGCCCTACTTTTTTTCGGGCGCGCGGCTGGCGTTCGGCTTCGGCTGGCGCGTCAGCCTGATTGCCGAAACCCTGGGGTCGAGCAACGGGATCGGCTACCGCCTGCGGCAAGCGGCCGACCTCGTGCAGACCGATCAGGTATTCGCCTGGACCGTCACGCTGGTCAGCATGATGGTCGTGCTGGAACTGCTGATCCTCAAGCCTCTGGAAAACCACCTCTTTCGCTGGAAACGACCTGTCCAGTCCTGA
- a CDS encoding aromatic-ring-hydroxylating dioxygenase subunit beta, translated as MSSAPDLTLPATTPVTPDERAAVEALIRDYAFALDDGEYERWPAFFAEQCFYQIRSRESRDQGHPLGMMYCTSAAMMRDRISGLRRVNVFEPHRYRHVTGSPWIARLPDGTCRARTSYVLVRTMRSGESTLFSSGCYEDVITLLESGPRFLRREVICESSQIDTLLVIPI; from the coding sequence ATGTCTAGCGCACCCGACCTGACCCTGCCGGCAACCACGCCGGTGACGCCCGACGAGCGCGCGGCCGTCGAAGCCTTGATTCGCGACTATGCCTTCGCCCTCGACGACGGGGAGTACGAACGCTGGCCTGCGTTCTTTGCCGAGCAGTGCTTCTACCAGATCCGTTCGCGCGAAAGCCGCGACCAGGGTCATCCGCTCGGCATGATGTACTGCACCAGCGCGGCCATGATGCGCGACCGCATCAGCGGACTGCGCCGCGTGAACGTGTTCGAGCCGCATCGCTACCGGCACGTGACCGGATCGCCGTGGATTGCGCGGCTGCCCGATGGCACCTGTCGCGCTCGAACCTCGTATGTGCTGGTGCGCACCATGCGCAGCGGCGAAAGCACGCTGTTTTCCAGCGGCTGCTATGAAGACGTGATCACCCTGCTTGAATCCGGTCCGCGTTTCCTGCGGCGCGAAGTGATCTGCGAGTCCAGCCAGATCGACACGCTGCTGGTCATCCCGATCTGA
- a CDS encoding UbiD family decarboxylase translates to MHPMNENFRTFLDRLREADELVDIHQPVDIRHVATLVDQSDKALLFHDVIGYDMPLLSGIIRTRNRTIMSMGCETYREIEAKLDHGINNPISPVYVDHSPAKEVIITGDDIDLYKLPIPMSSIFDGGPMITAGVIIAKDPEYGVNTGIYRLIVKEKGLTGIDIVTPNNMRRFAQRAYEAGKPCPISISIGTHPMEIMGAGYRAPIGVDEMAIAGGIRGCPVELAQCETIDLPFIADAEIVIEAEILPTGWTQPEGRFGEFTALMGGLHWNPNVRIKAILHRRDAIYYALHMPWENTWLAAPTRYQAIRTALKTAGVQVKDINVTLGGRAFWHAVISIKKQAGEGKNALLAALSVMDLKHVVVVDDDIDVFNGEEVEWAIATRVQGDRDIFIIPGARAKPLDPSLAVMPPGVVPTGAKVGIDATISEGIPHERFERISYAYADTAKIADYLAGKADPNVVAGLDKVGEAADAIFAAIDTAPLYYTEIADRFAADYDFNTIARALGSLHEAQRLWQTAEGRMCVRGSAFAAKPPGSR, encoded by the coding sequence ATGCACCCCATGAATGAAAACTTTCGTACCTTCCTGGATCGGCTGCGCGAGGCCGATGAACTGGTGGACATCCATCAGCCGGTCGACATCCGGCACGTGGCCACCCTGGTGGACCAGAGCGACAAGGCGCTGCTGTTCCATGACGTGATCGGCTACGACATGCCCCTTCTGTCCGGCATCATCCGGACGCGCAACCGCACCATCATGTCGATGGGGTGCGAGACGTATCGCGAAATCGAAGCCAAGCTGGACCACGGCATCAACAATCCCATTTCGCCGGTGTACGTCGATCACTCCCCCGCCAAGGAAGTGATCATCACTGGCGATGACATCGACCTGTACAAGCTGCCGATTCCGATGTCATCGATCTTCGATGGTGGCCCGATGATCACCGCCGGCGTCATCATCGCAAAGGATCCGGAGTATGGCGTGAACACCGGCATCTACCGGCTGATCGTCAAAGAGAAGGGGCTGACCGGCATCGACATCGTGACGCCGAACAATATGCGGCGCTTTGCGCAGCGCGCGTACGAAGCCGGCAAACCCTGCCCGATCTCGATTTCGATCGGCACCCACCCCATGGAGATCATGGGCGCCGGCTACCGCGCACCGATCGGCGTGGACGAGATGGCGATCGCAGGTGGCATCCGCGGCTGCCCGGTCGAACTGGCGCAGTGCGAGACGATCGACCTGCCCTTCATTGCCGATGCCGAAATCGTGATCGAAGCCGAAATCCTGCCGACCGGATGGACGCAGCCCGAAGGGCGCTTCGGCGAATTCACCGCACTGATGGGCGGCCTGCACTGGAATCCCAACGTGCGCATCAAGGCGATCCTGCACCGGCGCGACGCCATCTACTACGCCCTGCATATGCCGTGGGAAAACACGTGGCTGGCGGCGCCGACGCGCTACCAGGCCATCAGGACCGCGCTCAAGACGGCCGGCGTCCAGGTCAAGGACATCAACGTGACTCTGGGCGGTCGCGCCTTCTGGCATGCGGTCATCTCGATCAAGAAGCAGGCGGGCGAAGGCAAGAACGCACTGCTGGCGGCGCTGTCGGTCATGGACCTGAAGCACGTCGTGGTGGTTGACGATGACATCGATGTGTTCAATGGCGAGGAGGTCGAGTGGGCCATCGCCACCCGGGTGCAGGGCGACCGCGACATCTTCATCATTCCGGGCGCGCGGGCCAAGCCGCTGGACCCCAGCCTGGCCGTCATGCCGCCGGGCGTGGTGCCGACGGGGGCCAAGGTGGGGATCGATGCCACGATTTCCGAAGGCATTCCGCATGAACGCTTCGAGCGGATTTCGTACGCCTATGCGGACACGGCCAAGATTGCCGATTACCTGGCGGGCAAGGCCGACCCGAATGTGGTGGCGGGCCTGGACAAGGTCGGCGAGGCGGCCGACGCCATCTTTGCGGCGATCGACACCGCGCCGCTGTACTACACCGAGATTGCCGACCGGTTTGCGGCCGACTACGACTTCAACACCATCGCCCGGGCGCTTGGATCGCTGCACGAAGCGCAGCGGCTCTGGCAGACCGCCGAAGGCCGCATGTGCGTGCGGGGGTCGGCGTTCGCGGCCAAGCCACCCGGGTCGCGTTGA